ACGTTACCGGCGCTGGTTGCTGGCACTGAGCCTGGTGTTGGCGGCGGCGGTGCTGCTCAGCCTGCAGTCCGGGGCCGTGGGCGTGGGGCTGGAGGTGCTGTGGCGGCCGGTGTCCAGCCTGGAGCAGCAGGTGTTCTGGCAATTGCGGCTGCCACGCACCCTGCTGGCTGTGCTGGTGGGAGCCAGCCTGGCGCTGTGCGGTGCCGTGCTGCAGGTGCTGCTGCACAACCCGTTGGCGGAGCCCGGGCTGATTGGCATTTCCAGCGGCGCCAGCCTGGCGGCGGTACTGACCCTGTCTCTGGCGGGCTGGCTGGGCTGGAACCTGCCTCACTGGGGCGTGTCGCTGGCGGCCTTTGCCGGTGCCCTGGTGATTACTGTGCTGCTGATGCTGCTGGCCCGGCGCCGGCTGGGGCAGGGGGCCCTGCTGTTGTTTGGCGTGGCGGTGGGTATTTTTGCTAACGCCATACTGACCTGGCTGCTGTATCTGGCCGACGACGCTTCGCTGCGTACCTTTCTGTTCTGGATGATGGGCAGCCTGGGCTATGGCCAGCGCCTGTCCTGGGGCTGGTGGCTGCCGGCGGTGCTGGCGTTGCTGTGGCTGGTACGCCAGGGCCGCCGGCTGGATCTGCTGGCCCTGGGCGAACAACAGGCCCGCTTGCTGGGCCTGGATGCCCAGCGCCTGCGACCCCGGCTGGTGCTGGCGGTGTGCCTGCTGACCGCCTTCAGCGTGGCCATGGCCGGGGTGATTGGCTTTATGGGCCTGGTGGTGCCCCACCTGCTGCGGTTGCTGGTGGGCGGTCGTCAGTATTTCCTGCTGCCGGCCTCGGCCCTGGCCGGCGCCGCCCTGCTGGTGCTGGCGGATTTGCTGGCGCGGCAAACCCTGATAACCGGGGAGCTGCCCATCGGCGCCGTGACCGCCACCCTGGGGGCGCCGGTGTTCGTGTGGTTACTGGTGAAACGCCATGCTGACGCTTGATGCCCTCGGTGTGAATGAGCGGGTGGGGCCGGTCAGCGGTACCCTTGAGGCCGGCCGGCTGACCCTGCTGGTGGGCCCCAACGGCAGCGGCAAGTCGAGCCTGTTGCTGGCGGCGGCCGGGCTGCTCGAGGCTGAAGGCCAGGTTGAGCTGGACGGTGCCCTGCTGGATCATCTGGAGCTGGCAGAGCTGGCCCATCTGCGGGCCATGCTGGTGCAGCATTCGGTGCTGCCCGCCGGACTCAAGGGCTATGAATTGCTGGCCCTGGGCGTGCCCGGCGGAGAGGTGACCGAGGCCGCCTGTGAGCAGATGGCGGTGTTAAGTGGCTTTCTGAAGCTGGACCGCCTCTATGCCCGGCCATTGTCGGCGCTGTCCGGCGGCGAGCAGCAGCGCTTGCTGATTGCCAAAACCCTGCTGCAGGTGTCACCTGCGCTTAATCCCGATGCACGTCTGCTGCTGCTGGACGAGCCCCTGGCGGGGCTGGACTGGCAGCATCAGCTCGCTACCCTGCGGCTGTTGCGTCACTATGCCGGGCTCGGCCTGACGGTGGTGGCCTCCATTCACGACATCAACCTGGCGGCCCAGTTCGGCGATGATATCTGGTGTTTGCATCGTGGCCGGCTGGCGGCCCGGGGCGGCCCTGAGGTGCTGACCCCCGAGCTGGTGGCCGAGGTGTTTGAGGTGAGGGTCACGCTGCTGGAGCAGGACGGTCGGCGACTGTTGTTGCCAGACAGTGGTGAAACCGAAAATCGGCAATAGGGGCGGATTAAGTCCCGCCCCGTCAAATCGGCTCAGCCTTGCAGACCGGCCAGCAGCGACAGGCTGTGGTGGCGGGCCTGCTGATCGAAGATATCCGTGACCGCCATCACTTCTTGAGCACCGGTACGCGCCAGCAGACTTTCAAGCCGGGCCGCCACGCGTGTCGGGCCGCCGATGGCGGCGGCGCCAAGAAAGTCTTCCACGCCCCGGCGTTCGTGGGGCAACCAGTGCTGGTCCATGTTCTCTACCGGCGGGCTCAGCAGGCGCGCCTGGTTGCGCAGCAGCGACAGTACCTTTTGCTGGGCGGTGGTAGCGAGAAACTCGGCCTCGCGGTCGCTATCGGCCATGATCACCGGCAGTCCCAGCATCAGGTAGGGGGCGTCGAGCACCGCCGAAGGCTGAAACTGCTCCTGATAAAGTCGACTCGCCTCAAACAGCATGCGCGGTGCGAAGTGAGAAGCAAAGGCAAAGGGCAGGCCCAGCCGGGCGGCGAGCTGCGCACTGAACAGGCTGGAGCCCAGCAGCCAGATGGGCACCTCGGTGCCCGCGCCGGGAATGGCCATCAGTTTCTGGCCATGGCGTGCCGGGGCCAGTAACTGCTGCAGCTGTTGCACCTGCTCGGGAAAGTCTTCACCGTCTTCCGGCCGTCGGCGCAGGGCGCGCATGGTCTCGGGATCCGTGCCCGGAGCCCGGCCCAGACCCAAGTCGATGCGATTCGGATACAGGGTGGCCAGGGTGCCAAACTGCTCGGCCACCACCAGGGGCGGGTGGTTGGGCAGCATAATGCCGCCGGAGCCCACGCGAATGCGCTGGGTCTGGCCGGCAATGTGACCCACCAGTACGGCGGTGGCCGAGCTGGCGATGCCATCCAGGTTGTGGTGCTCGGCCAGCCAGAATCGCTCAAAGCCAAGGGCTTCTACATGGCGGGCGAGGGCAACGGAATTGCTGAGGGCATCGGCCGCATCGTGACCGGCGCGAATGTGCACCAGATCGAGCAGGGACAGTTTGACTTGAGATAACAGGCTCATGGCACCGCTCTATACAGTCGTTCAAGCACTTGCTCGCTGTCCTGCCAGCCCAGGCAGGCGTCGGTAATGCTTTGACCAAACACCGGCACCTTGCCACCTTCCACATCCTGACGGCCGGGCTCAATAAAGCTCTCGATCATGACCCCGGCAATAAAGCGGCTGCCACCCTCGAGCTGGCGGGCGATGTCGTCGGCCACCGCCAGCTGGCGCTGGTGCTGTTTCTGGCTGTTGCCATGGCTCAGATCCACCACCAGCCGAGTCGACAGGCCCACGGCATGCAAGCCGGCGGCGGCCTGCTCAATGCTTTGAGCGTCGTAGTTGGGGGTCTTGCCGCCGCGTAAAATCACATGGCCATAGGGGTTGCCGTCGGTCTGGTAGATGGTCATCTGTCCGTCCTTGTCGGGGGAGCAGAAAATATGGCCATGGGCGGCGGCGCGCACCGCGTCCAGGGCAATCTGAATATTGCCGTCGGTACCGTTCTTGAAGCCCACCGGGCAGGACAGCGCCGAGGCCATTTCCCGATGGATCTGGCTTTCGGTGGTGCGTGCGCCAATGGCGCCCCAGCTGATCATATCGGCAATATACTGGCCGGTCACCATATCCAGAAACTCGGTGGCGGTAGGCAGCCCCAGGGCATTGATGTCGCCCAGCAACTTGCGCGCCAGGGCCAGGCCGGTGTTGATGTCAAAGCTGCCGTCCAGGTGCGGGTCGTTGATCAGGCCTTTCCAGCCCACTATGGTGCGCGGCTTTTCAAAATAGGTGCGCATCACAATGCACAGCTTGTCGGCGTAGCGGGCCTTCAACGGCGCCAGCCGTTCGGCATAGGCCAGGGCGGCTTGCGGGTCGTGAATGGAGCAGGGCCCGATGATCACCAGCAGCCGATGACTGTCACCGGAGAGAATGGCTTCAATTTCGCTACGGGCGGTCAGCACCGTTTCGGCCATGGTGTCGGTGAGCGGATAACGCTCGGCAAGTTGATGAGGAGTGGTCAGTGACGCCAGCCGGCGACTTCTCAGTTCGTCTGTAGAGTGGGACATGAACAGCCTGCTTGAAAGAATGAGGTGCAGCAGCACAATGTCCCTAACATAACCAAAAGCCGTGGCAGGGAAAACCACGGCCTTCAAGTTTTCTGGGATTAACTGAAACGCTGTCCGGAGATGGCCGGATGGTAGATGGGCTGAATGACGTTGCCGGCGGGATCGGTGATGTGAAAGCTGCGGGCGCCGTCACGGTGATCATGGGGCTGATCCAGCAGGGTCACGCCCTTGGCCTTGAAGTACTGAAACCATTGATCCAGCTCTTCCTTGCTGTCGACGATAAAACCGAAGTGATCCATGCCCTGCACCCCGCTGGCGGGCAAATCGGCGCGGCCCAGCGACAGGTTGTCATTGCCGCAGGTCAAATACACCAGATTGTCGCTGGCGCGGTTGAGGATCTCCATGCCCATGATCTCGGTGTAGAACTGGACGCATTCCTCCAGATTGGGCATGGTAAAGGCGATATGGCGCATGCCGTTAAAACGACCGGGTCTTTCCATTGCTGGGCTCCTTGGCACTCATTCTGATATTTGTGTACTATTTGTTGAAATTACATAAACAATTGGAGTTTACAATGTATTCAATTATTGTCAAAACCAAGCTCAAGCCCGGCACCACCCAGGCTTTTCTCGACGCCATGCTGCCCAATGCCGCCGCCTCCGTGCGCGACGAGCCCGGTTGCCACACCTTTGACGTGCTGCAGGACAGAGCCGATCCCGAGCTGTTCTGGCTCTATGAAATCTACCAGGACGAAGCCGCCCTGGCCGCCCACAAGGAAACGCCCCACTACCAGGCCAGCCGTGCCGTGGTCAACGAGCTGATCGCCGAGCAGTCGGTGATCCGCGCCGACGTGCTGGCGGTGAACCCGGCGCGTTAATTCCTTATGGACATCATGGCCCGGCTGGCGGACTGGCACATCACGCCGCCGCTGATTGAGCACCCGCCGCTGCACACCTGTGATGATGCCGACCGCCTGCTGGTGGACCGGCCCGGTACCCGGCTGAAAAACCTGTTTCTGCGGGACAACTACGGCAAGCGTCATGCCCTGCTGCTGACACGGCACGACAAGCAGGTAGATCTCAAGGCGCTGTCGCGCCAGCTGGGCTGGTCGCGGCTGGGCTTTGCCTCGGCCGAACGCCTGGAGCGCTACCTGGGGGTGGCGCCGGGCCATGTGTCGGTGCTGGCGCTGGTCAACGATTCGCAGCAACAGGTAGAGTTGTGGCTGGATGAAACGTTGCGGGACGGCGACGACTTTCACTGCCATCCGCTGCGCAATACCGCCACCGTGCTGCTGAGCCGGACCGATTTGCTGCGCTTTACCGAAAAAACTGGCCATGCTCCCCGCTGGCTGGCGGTGCCTTCCCTGGGCTGATCCCGGCGGGGCGGCCATGCCCCGCCTGCTTTCCCCTCGCTTTATCCTGCCGGTGCTCGGCGCCCCGCGTCGCTTGGGTGTACACTGGCCGTTTTGGCGCCCGGTGCTCATGCTCGTTCATACTGGTGTTGCGCGCACAATGGCATAAAAAGGAGTGAGCCCATGTTATGGCCTTTGCGGTGGCTGCCCTGGTGGCTGCTGACGGTGCTGCCGGCCATGGCCGGCGACTACCAAATCGGGTTTCTTGCCTACCGGGGCGAGGCCCAGGCCAGGGGGGAGTGGCACGGAGTGCTCGACGATCTCAACCGGGCGTTGCCGGCCCATCATTTCGACGGTGCCTACCTGACCCAGCAGCAGCTGGATGCGGCCCTGGCCGAGGGGCGGCTCGACTTTGTGGTCACCAATCCGGCCCATTATGTGCTCAACCGCAACCAGGGGCTGAACTGGCTGGCGTCGTACCGGGATCCCCGTTTTGGCTCGGCTCGGGAAAGCGTGGCGGCCACCCTGCTGGTGCGCGCCGACGGCGACATTACCGCGGCCCATCAGCTGGCGGGCCGGCGTGTGGGGGCGGTGCATGAACAGGCCTTTGGCGGCTACCTGTTGGTGGCGGAGCAGCTGCGCCGCCAGGGCGTGACCCCGGCCAGCCTGGACCTGCAGTTTCGCGGCTACCCGGTGGATGCCCTGATCTACCTGCTGCGTGACGGGGCCCTGGACGCCGTCATGGTACCCGCTTGTACCCTGGAGCAAATGATGGAGGAAGGCCTGGTGGCCCGACAGGACTTTCGTGTGCTCATGCTGCAGGCCGACACCCCCTGCGCCCGCTCCACGCCGCTCTATCCGGGCTGGAGTTTTGCCGCCGCCGGCATCAATGACGAGACCCTGCTACGGAACATTACCCAGGTCCTGCTGGCCATGAAACAGGACGGGCGCGCCTTGTGGGGGGCGCCCATTCGCCTGGATGAAGTGGAGCGACTGCTGCAAGACTGGCGTCTGGGACCGGAAGAGTCCCCGCCGCTACGACAGTTGCGCACCGTGCTGCTGGACTATTGGCAATGGCTGGCAGGGTTGATGCTGGTGCTGCTCACCATTGCCCTGCACCATGTTCGTGTTACTCGACTGCTGCTCAAGCGCACCGACGAGCGCGATCGGCTGCATGGCCTTATTCAGAGCCGGGAGCTGGAACTGGTGCGGGCGCGTCAGGCCACCCTGCTGGGTGAAATGGCCACCGGCCTGGCCCATGAGCTGAACCAGCCGCTGTCGGCCATTCAGGCCTACGCCCAGGCCGGCGAGCTGATGACCACAGAGGAAAACAGCCGTGAGGTGTTCAATCATATCGTTAGTGAAACCGAGCGAGGGGCCGATATTATTCGCCGTTTTCGCCAGTGGGCCAGCCAGCCGCTGCCGGGGCCACTGGCCTTTGCCCCCGATATGCTGTGCAGGGAGCTGGCCGACAGAATCACTCCCCGGGCCCAGGCCGCCGGGGTGCGCCTGAGCCTGAATGCCGGCGCCGGCGAGTTGCTCAGTGTGCGCCCGGCGGTGGAGCAGATCCTGGCCAACCTGCTGGGCAACAGCCTGGATGCTTTTGAGCGCCGGGGTCGGGGTGGGCGGCTGGTGCTCACCGCCGTGTCCGGTGACGACGGCTGGACGCTGACGGTGGCAGACGATGCCGGCGGTGTGTCGCCGGCGGTGATCGAGGCACTGGGTCATACCCTGCCCGCCAGCCGGGTGCACGGCATGGGCATTGGCCTGATGGTAAGCTACCGGCTGGCGCGCCGGCTGGGAGGCAGGTTGACCCTGGCCAATGTAAAAGACGGCACACGTGCCACACTGTTTTTGCCCGAGGATGACTGATG
The Oceanimonas doudoroffii DNA segment above includes these coding regions:
- a CDS encoding ATP-binding cassette domain-containing protein, with translation MLTLDALGVNERVGPVSGTLEAGRLTLLVGPNGSGKSSLLLAAAGLLEAEGQVELDGALLDHLELAELAHLRAMLVQHSVLPAGLKGYELLALGVPGGEVTEAACEQMAVLSGFLKLDRLYARPLSALSGGEQQRLLIAKTLLQVSPALNPDARLLLLDEPLAGLDWQHQLATLRLLRHYAGLGLTVVASIHDINLAAQFGDDIWCLHRGRLAARGGPEVLTPELVAEVFEVRVTLLEQDGRRLLLPDSGETENRQ
- a CDS encoding prolyl-tRNA synthetase associated domain-containing protein, encoding MDIMARLADWHITPPLIEHPPLHTCDDADRLLVDRPGTRLKNLFLRDNYGKRHALLLTRHDKQVDLKALSRQLGWSRLGFASAERLERYLGVAPGHVSVLALVNDSQQQVELWLDETLRDGDDFHCHPLRNTATVLLSRTDLLRFTEKTGHAPRWLAVPSLG
- the btuC gene encoding vitamin B12 ABC transporter permease BtuC, with protein sequence MSDKAAALSGLLADQRQRYRRWLLALSLVLAAAVLLSLQSGAVGVGLEVLWRPVSSLEQQVFWQLRLPRTLLAVLVGASLALCGAVLQVLLHNPLAEPGLIGISSGASLAAVLTLSLAGWLGWNLPHWGVSLAAFAGALVITVLLMLLARRRLGQGALLLFGVAVGIFANAILTWLLYLADDASLRTFLFWMMGSLGYGQRLSWGWWLPAVLALLWLVRQGRRLDLLALGEQQARLLGLDAQRLRPRLVLAVCLLTAFSVAMAGVIGFMGLVVPHLLRLLVGGRQYFLLPASALAGAALLVLADLLARQTLITGELPIGAVTATLGAPVFVWLLVKRHADA
- a CDS encoding PhnD/SsuA/transferrin family substrate-binding protein, whose translation is MLWPLRWLPWWLLTVLPAMAGDYQIGFLAYRGEAQARGEWHGVLDDLNRALPAHHFDGAYLTQQQLDAALAEGRLDFVVTNPAHYVLNRNQGLNWLASYRDPRFGSARESVAATLLVRADGDITAAHQLAGRRVGAVHEQAFGGYLLVAEQLRRQGVTPASLDLQFRGYPVDALIYLLRDGALDAVMVPACTLEQMMEEGLVARQDFRVLMLQADTPCARSTPLYPGWSFAAAGINDETLLRNITQVLLAMKQDGRALWGAPIRLDEVERLLQDWRLGPEESPPLRQLRTVLLDYWQWLAGLMLVLLTIALHHVRVTRLLLKRTDERDRLHGLIQSRELELVRARQATLLGEMATGLAHELNQPLSAIQAYAQAGELMTTEENSREVFNHIVSETERGADIIRRFRQWASQPLPGPLAFAPDMLCRELADRITPRAQAAGVRLSLNAGAGELLSVRPAVEQILANLLGNSLDAFERRGRGGRLVLTAVSGDDGWTLTVADDAGGVSPAVIEALGHTLPASRVHGMGIGLMVSYRLARRLGGRLTLANVKDGTRATLFLPEDD
- a CDS encoding VOC family protein; translation: MERPGRFNGMRHIAFTMPNLEECVQFYTEIMGMEILNRASDNLVYLTCGNDNLSLGRADLPASGVQGMDHFGFIVDSKEELDQWFQYFKAKGVTLLDQPHDHRDGARSFHITDPAGNVIQPIYHPAISGQRFS
- a CDS encoding 3-deoxy-7-phosphoheptulonate synthase, with product MSHSTDELRSRRLASLTTPHQLAERYPLTDTMAETVLTARSEIEAILSGDSHRLLVIIGPCSIHDPQAALAYAERLAPLKARYADKLCIVMRTYFEKPRTIVGWKGLINDPHLDGSFDINTGLALARKLLGDINALGLPTATEFLDMVTGQYIADMISWGAIGARTTESQIHREMASALSCPVGFKNGTDGNIQIALDAVRAAAHGHIFCSPDKDGQMTIYQTDGNPYGHVILRGGKTPNYDAQSIEQAAAGLHAVGLSTRLVVDLSHGNSQKQHQRQLAVADDIARQLEGGSRFIAGVMIESFIEPGRQDVEGGKVPVFGQSITDACLGWQDSEQVLERLYRAVP
- a CDS encoding LLM class flavin-dependent oxidoreductase, producing the protein MSLLSQVKLSLLDLVHIRAGHDAADALSNSVALARHVEALGFERFWLAEHHNLDGIASSATAVLVGHIAGQTQRIRVGSGGIMLPNHPPLVVAEQFGTLATLYPNRIDLGLGRAPGTDPETMRALRRRPEDGEDFPEQVQQLQQLLAPARHGQKLMAIPGAGTEVPIWLLGSSLFSAQLAARLGLPFAFASHFAPRMLFEASRLYQEQFQPSAVLDAPYLMLGLPVIMADSDREAEFLATTAQQKVLSLLRNQARLLSPPVENMDQHWLPHERRGVEDFLGAAAIGGPTRVAARLESLLARTGAQEVMAVTDIFDQQARHHSLSLLAGLQG
- a CDS encoding putative quinol monooxygenase, with protein sequence MYSIIVKTKLKPGTTQAFLDAMLPNAAASVRDEPGCHTFDVLQDRADPELFWLYEIYQDEAALAAHKETPHYQASRAVVNELIAEQSVIRADVLAVNPAR